In Kitasatospora sp. NA04385, a single genomic region encodes these proteins:
- a CDS encoding AAA domain-containing protein translates to MTALDSWLALEGGAGRKAQWRILGRAVVAGPGEYAVDIRGLNINADQLQSDSLRLAEPDENTVEDGHPVLDVTHDGTALRVRVPDFAEPADPCLWLYQQPATFLTKALRDGIAGLTDDGLAGLLARGEPGGRLSPHGLPQGVLLPAQDLAYRACLGTGLWLVWGPPGTGKTSVLKRAISDLVAAGKRVLLVSATNIAVDNALLGVVKEQRHSPGQLVRVGPPHLKQIADDPQVCLPLMVRAKLAAIDGQRESVAAELSALQQRARQLAALTARLAGFDADHYTRQRRRLDDPALAAEHLTAQLAAHSDRHRELQPLLTQAEERAEQAARRSADAAVPRTAWAQIDALEAEAAEVEEAATSAEARDLLARQHLAEAQQALDALESRKGLAKLKARQAIAAAENHRDAALARRQGTLEQARQARALADRHRLQTHTAITRISRQTPLTRDDLAAIDNELHQADAALRHIRAQEEDAAARIVHLDEQLRLTLAAADDVKKADRRGHPATHREAETLRPLVAADTARQPGLLRQHRELHDQYERLARDAQGHIIREARLVATTLARFRTNPTVFEGPYDVVLVDEVGAATLPEVLLAVAKAKSTAVLLGDFMQLGPVLPEVLKGNQRPDIRRWLLTEVFDHCRITTPAAARAHPGCLSLDVQHRFGPDVMRLANTLAYDGLLTGGPTVRARARTRNGDDAEIVIVDTDGLGSLAQVHRLGQASGWWPAGLLLARTLVELHRADGDTTGIVTPYGAQAEATLAALRDIEGDSGLLAEVGTAHRFQGREFPVVVFDLVEEQHGRGMWMAHAARRPEAGEWVNNGVRLFNVAATRVQNRFYLIGSRSRITAARSDTALGAVRELLAAGSVRTIRAADLITPLTAQTPRLGPVGTRLADILSRHVEIADVQDEVAFYKTFANHIAEAKHSLWIWTPWVATRVRSLLPALDDAVRRGVQVTVFVRDQSDNNQKKFTEYLSELKAVIPSVVPVNVMHQKIVVIDERTVLLGSLNALSHSHSREIMLTVRGAHFARKILDHEHAEDFARPPRCGGCRGDEVDLRRGAKGWYWRCYNPSCPARKGKQAWRSDVKLTNSRPAPR, encoded by the coding sequence CCTGGACGTCACGCACGACGGCACCGCCCTGCGCGTGCGCGTCCCCGACTTCGCCGAGCCCGCGGACCCGTGCCTGTGGCTCTACCAGCAACCGGCGACGTTCCTCACCAAAGCCCTCCGCGACGGCATCGCCGGCCTCACCGACGACGGACTCGCCGGCCTCCTCGCCCGCGGAGAACCCGGCGGCCGCCTCTCCCCGCACGGCCTGCCCCAAGGAGTCCTCCTGCCCGCCCAGGACCTCGCCTACCGAGCCTGCCTCGGCACGGGACTGTGGCTCGTGTGGGGGCCGCCCGGCACGGGCAAGACCTCCGTCCTCAAACGCGCCATCAGCGACCTCGTCGCCGCCGGAAAGCGCGTGCTCCTGGTGTCGGCGACCAACATCGCCGTCGACAACGCCCTGCTCGGCGTCGTCAAGGAACAACGGCACTCTCCCGGGCAACTCGTCCGCGTCGGCCCGCCCCACCTCAAGCAGATCGCCGACGACCCCCAGGTGTGCCTGCCCCTCATGGTCCGCGCCAAGCTCGCCGCCATCGACGGGCAGCGCGAGAGCGTGGCCGCCGAACTCAGCGCCCTGCAGCAGCGCGCCCGGCAACTCGCCGCCCTCACCGCGCGCCTGGCCGGCTTCGACGCCGACCACTACACCCGGCAGCGCCGACGCCTGGACGACCCAGCACTCGCAGCCGAACACCTCACCGCGCAACTCGCCGCCCACTCCGACCGGCACCGGGAACTGCAACCCCTCCTCACCCAAGCCGAAGAGCGCGCCGAACAGGCCGCCCGGCGCAGCGCCGACGCCGCCGTTCCCCGCACGGCCTGGGCGCAGATCGACGCACTGGAGGCCGAAGCGGCCGAGGTCGAGGAGGCCGCGACCAGTGCCGAGGCCCGCGACCTCCTCGCCCGCCAGCACCTGGCCGAAGCCCAACAGGCCCTGGACGCACTCGAATCGAGGAAGGGCCTCGCCAAACTCAAAGCCCGGCAGGCCATCGCCGCGGCCGAGAACCACCGGGACGCCGCCCTCGCACGCCGGCAGGGCACCCTCGAACAGGCCAGACAAGCTCGAGCCCTCGCCGACCGCCACCGCCTCCAGACCCACACCGCCATCACCCGGATCAGCCGGCAGACCCCGCTCACCCGCGACGACCTCGCCGCCATCGACAACGAACTGCACCAGGCCGACGCCGCCCTCCGCCACATCCGCGCACAGGAGGAAGACGCAGCCGCCCGCATCGTCCACCTCGACGAGCAACTGCGCCTCACCCTGGCCGCCGCCGACGACGTCAAGAAAGCCGACCGCCGCGGGCACCCCGCCACCCACCGCGAAGCCGAGACCCTGCGGCCCCTGGTCGCCGCCGACACCGCCCGGCAACCCGGACTACTCCGGCAGCACCGCGAACTCCACGACCAGTACGAACGCCTCGCCCGCGACGCGCAGGGCCACATCATCCGCGAAGCCCGCCTCGTCGCCACCACCCTCGCCAGGTTCCGCACCAACCCGACCGTCTTCGAAGGCCCCTACGACGTCGTCCTCGTCGACGAGGTCGGCGCCGCCACCCTGCCCGAAGTCCTCCTCGCCGTCGCGAAGGCCAAGAGCACCGCCGTCCTCCTCGGCGACTTCATGCAGCTCGGCCCAGTCCTGCCCGAGGTGCTCAAGGGCAACCAGCGCCCCGACATCCGCCGCTGGCTGCTGACCGAGGTCTTCGACCACTGCCGCATCACCACCCCCGCCGCCGCCCGCGCCCACCCGGGATGCCTCAGCCTCGACGTCCAACATCGTTTCGGTCCGGACGTGATGCGCCTGGCCAACACCCTCGCCTACGACGGTCTGCTCACCGGCGGACCCACCGTCCGAGCCCGCGCCCGCACCAGGAACGGCGACGACGCTGAGATCGTCATCGTCGACACCGACGGACTCGGCAGCCTTGCCCAGGTCCACCGCCTCGGACAGGCTAGCGGCTGGTGGCCGGCCGGACTCCTGCTCGCCCGCACCCTCGTCGAACTCCACCGCGCCGACGGTGACACCACCGGCATCGTCACCCCCTATGGAGCCCAGGCAGAAGCCACGCTCGCGGCCCTGCGCGACATCGAAGGCGACTCCGGCCTGCTCGCCGAAGTCGGCACCGCCCACCGCTTCCAGGGCCGCGAGTTCCCCGTCGTCGTCTTCGACCTCGTCGAGGAGCAGCACGGCCGCGGCATGTGGATGGCCCACGCCGCACGCCGACCGGAAGCCGGAGAGTGGGTCAACAACGGCGTGCGGCTGTTCAACGTCGCCGCCACCCGTGTCCAGAACCGTTTCTACCTCATCGGCAGCCGCAGCCGCATCACGGCCGCCCGCAGCGACACCGCCCTCGGCGCCGTCCGCGAACTCCTCGCCGCCGGCTCCGTCCGCACCATCCGGGCCGCCGACCTCATCACCCCGCTCACCGCTCAGACCCCCAGACTCGGCCCCGTCGGCACCCGCCTCGCGGACATCCTCAGCCGCCATGTGGAGATCGCCGACGTCCAGGACGAGGTCGCCTTCTACAAGACCTTCGCCAACCACATCGCCGAAGCCAAGCACTCCCTGTGGATCTGGACCCCGTGGGTAGCGACCCGTGTACGAAGCCTGCTCCCCGCGCTCGACGATGCTGTACGGCGAGGCGTTCAGGTGACCGTGTTCGTCCGCGATCAGAGCGACAACAACCAGAAGAAGTTCACCGAGTACCTCAGCGAACTGAAAGCTGTCATCCCCTCCGTCGTCCCTGTCAACGTCATGCACCAGAAAATCGTCGTCATCGACGAGAGGACCGTCCTGCTCGGCAGCCTCAACGCCCTCTCCCACAGCCACTCCCGCGAGATCATGCTGACCGTGCGAGGCGCCCACTTCGCCCGCAAGATCCTCGACCACGAGCACGCCGAGGACTTCGCACGCCCACCGCGGTGCGGCGGCTGCCGAGGCGATGAGGTCGACCTCCGGCGAGGCGCGAAGGGCTGGTACTGGCGCTGCTACAACCCTTCCTGCCCAGCGAGGAAGGGCAAGCAAGCCTGGCGAAGCGACGTCAAGCTCACGAACAGCAGACCAGCCCCGCGGTAG